Proteins co-encoded in one Arachis stenosperma cultivar V10309 chromosome 7, arast.V10309.gnm1.PFL2, whole genome shotgun sequence genomic window:
- the LOC130941053 gene encoding acetyl-CoA acetyltransferase 2-like yields the protein MAPASAESIKARDVCIVGVARTPMGAFVGNLSSFSATKLGSIAIQGALKRANVDPSLVEEVFFGNVISANVGQAPARQAALGAGIPNSVVCTAVNKVCASGMKAVMLAAQSIQLGLNDVVVAGGMESMSNAPKYLTEARKGSRLGHDTVVDGMIKDGLWDVYKDVHMGSCAELCAENHSITREEMDNHAVQSFERAIASQQSGAFTWEIVPVEVPGGRGKPSTLVDKDEGPGKFDADKLRKLRPSFKESGGSVTPGNASSISDGAAALVLVSGEKALKLGLQVIAKVAGYADAAQAPELFTTAPALAIPKAISRAGLEASQIDFYEINEAFSVVALANQKLLGIPSDKINVHGGAVALGHPLGCSGARILVTLLGVLKQKNGKYGVGGICNGGGGGSALVVELL from the exons ATGGCTCCCGCATCTGCAGAGTCTATAAAGGCCAGAG ATGTTTGCATTGTTGGTGTTGCTCGCACACCAATGGGCGCCTTTGTTGGTaacctctcttctttctctgcCACCAAGCTTGGCTCGATTGCTATTCAAG GTGCTCTGAAAAGGGCCAATGTTGATCCATCACTTGTGGAAGAAGTCTTCTTTGGGAATGTTATTAGTGCTAATGTGGGGCAAGCTCCTGCAAGACAAGCAGCCTTAGGAGCAGGAATACCCAATTCAGTTGTCTGCACCGCTGTCAACAAAGTTTGTGCCTCCGGAATGAAAG CTGTAATGCTTGCTGCACAGAGTATTCAATTAGGCTTAAACGATGTTGTTGTCGCTGGTGGTATGGAAAGCATGTCCAATGCACCTAAGTATTTGACAGAAGCAAG GAAAGGGTCCCGCCTTGGACATGATACAGTTGTTGACGGGATGATAAAGGATGGTTTATGGGATGTCTATAAGGATGTTCACATGGGATCCTGTGCCGAACTCTGTGCAGAGAACCATTCAATAACAAGAGAGGAAATG GATAACCATGCAGTTCAGAGTTTTGAAAGGGCAATTGCTTCCCAACAAAGTGGTGCCTTTACATGGGAAATTGTTCCAGTTGAAGTCCCTGGTGGAAGGGGGAAACCATCAACCCTAGTCGATAAGGATGAAGGACCAGGAAAG TTTGATGCTGACAAGTTACGCAAACTCAGACCAAGTTTCAAGGAGAGTGGAGGTTCTGTTACCCCTGGAAATGCCTCCAGCATAAG TGATGGTGCTGCTGCATTAGTTTTGGTTAGTGGAGAGAAGGCACTGAAGCTTGGACTTCAAGTTATTGCAAAGGTAGCCGGATATGCTGATGCTGCTCAg GCACCAGAGTTGTTTACAACAGCTCCTGCCCTTGCAATTCCCAAAGCTATTTCAAGAGCGGGGTTGGAGGCATCACAAATTGATTTTTATGAAATCAATGAAGCCTTCTCG GTTGTGGCTCTTGCAAATCAGAAACTTCTTGGGATTCCTTCG GATAAGATAAATGTTCACGGTGGAGCTGTAGCTTTGGGTCATCCTCTAGGTTGCAGTGGTGCCCGTATTCTGGTGACACTTTTGGGG GTACTGAAGCAGAAAAATGGGAAATACGGAGTTGGTGGCATTTGCAATGGAGGTGGTGGTGGATCCGCCCTTGTTGTGGAGCTTCTATAA
- the LOC130941055 gene encoding uncharacterized protein LOC130941055, with amino-acid sequence MGMVVVISLPLILFCFILGFGCYFFGRHRGRRDVQTNPQVYGMPTPPPGAAAGAVPPPYFKPDNASANV; translated from the coding sequence ATGGGTATGGTGGTGGTGATATCTCTCCCTCTTATTCTGTTCTGCTTCATTCTTGGCTTTGGATGTTACTTCTTCGGAAGGCACAGGGGAAGGCGTGATGTCCAGACCAACCCTCAAGTCTATGGGATGCCTACTCCACCCCCCGGTGCCGCTGCCGGTGCAGTTCCTCCGCCTTACTTCAAGCCAGACAATGCTTCTGCCAACGTTTGA
- the LOC130940353 gene encoding protein NOI4-like translates to MADSEEGGRALPKFGEWDVNDPASADGFTVIFNKARNEKKAASAPKSLSSPKPPHHVVLGKPHPNRKWLCCINSSE, encoded by the exons ATGGCG GATTCAGAGGAAGGTGGAAGGGCATTGCCCAAGTTCGGAGAATGGGATGTGAACGACCCTGCATCTGCCGATGGTTTCACTGTTATCTTCAACAAAGCAAGGAACGAGAAGAAGGCTGCTTCTGCTCCCAAATCCCTCTCTTCTCCCAAACCCCCTCATCATGTTGTTCTTGGAAAGCCCCATCCT AATAGAAAATGGTTGTGCTGCATAAACTCTTCTGAATAA
- the LOC130940352 gene encoding transmembrane emp24 domain-containing protein p24beta2 isoform X1 codes for MQMGLWHVMVLALIMAFWNLKGSEGIRFVIDREECFSHDVKYEGDTVHVSFVVIKADSPWHYGNDGVDLVIKGPSGEQIHDYRDKISEKFEFVAHKSGVHKFCFNNKSPYHETIDFDVHVGHFSYFEQHAKDEHFNPLLEQIQKLEEALYNIQFEQHWLEAQTDRQAIVNDAMSRRAVHKAIFESAALIGASALQVYLLQRLFERKLGTSRV; via the exons ATGCAGATGGGGTTATGGCATGTAATGGTGTTGGCGCTAATTATGGCGTTTTGGAACCTAAAGGGTTCAGAAGGGATCCGATTCGTTATAGACAGGGAAGAGTGCTTCTCCCATGATGTCAAATACGAGGGTGACACCGTTCATGTTTCCTTCGTTGTTATTAAGGCTGATTCTCCCTGGCATTACGGTAACGACGGTGTTGATCTCGTG ATAAAGGGACCTTCTGGTGAACAAATTCATGATTACCGTGACAAGATCAGTGAAAAGTTTGAGTTTGTGGCTCACAAATCAGGTGTCCACAAATTCTGCTTCAACAACAAGTCTCCTTATCACGAAACCATCGATTTCGATGTACATGTCGGACACTTCTCTTACTTTGAGCAACATGCCAAGGATG AACATTTCAACCCTTTGCTGGAGCAGATACAAAAGTTGGAGGAAGCTCTTTACAACATTCAGTTTGAACAGCATTGGTTGGAGGCACAGACTGACCGCCAAGCAATAG TGAATGATGCAATGAGCAGAAGAGCAGTACACAAAGCAATTTTTGAATCAGCAGCACTAATTGGGGCAAGTGCACTACAAGTCTACCTTCTGCAGCGATTATTTGAACGAAAGCTTGGAACCTCCAGAGTTTAA
- the LOC130940352 gene encoding transmembrane emp24 domain-containing protein p24beta2 isoform X2, producing MGLWHVMVLALIMAFWNLKGSEGIRFVIDREECFSHDVKYEGDTVHVSFVVIKADSPWHYGNDGVDLVIKGPSGEQIHDYRDKISEKFEFVAHKSGVHKFCFNNKSPYHETIDFDVHVGHFSYFEQHAKDEHFNPLLEQIQKLEEALYNIQFEQHWLEAQTDRQAIVNDAMSRRAVHKAIFESAALIGASALQVYLLQRLFERKLGTSRV from the exons ATGGGGTTATGGCATGTAATGGTGTTGGCGCTAATTATGGCGTTTTGGAACCTAAAGGGTTCAGAAGGGATCCGATTCGTTATAGACAGGGAAGAGTGCTTCTCCCATGATGTCAAATACGAGGGTGACACCGTTCATGTTTCCTTCGTTGTTATTAAGGCTGATTCTCCCTGGCATTACGGTAACGACGGTGTTGATCTCGTG ATAAAGGGACCTTCTGGTGAACAAATTCATGATTACCGTGACAAGATCAGTGAAAAGTTTGAGTTTGTGGCTCACAAATCAGGTGTCCACAAATTCTGCTTCAACAACAAGTCTCCTTATCACGAAACCATCGATTTCGATGTACATGTCGGACACTTCTCTTACTTTGAGCAACATGCCAAGGATG AACATTTCAACCCTTTGCTGGAGCAGATACAAAAGTTGGAGGAAGCTCTTTACAACATTCAGTTTGAACAGCATTGGTTGGAGGCACAGACTGACCGCCAAGCAATAG TGAATGATGCAATGAGCAGAAGAGCAGTACACAAAGCAATTTTTGAATCAGCAGCACTAATTGGGGCAAGTGCACTACAAGTCTACCTTCTGCAGCGATTATTTGAACGAAAGCTTGGAACCTCCAGAGTTTAA